The Ignicoccus hospitalis KIN4/I genome includes the window TCTGAGCCCCGTGGCGACCAAGTTAGCCGTGAACGACAAGAACCTCAAATCGCTATTCCTCAACCCCTCGCTCAACACCTCGACCGCCCTACAGACGTCGGCGGCAGTAAAGCCGTGGACCTTGCAGTACTTCTCTATCAAGTCCGCTACCGTGTCCCTCTCGCTTACCCTTATGTCCTCAACAGGCTCTTTTATGAAGTCCTCTCTGTTCAAGAGTCCGCCCTTTAGGCCCCGCGCTTCGACCGCTTTTATGCTGCCTCGGACAACCCGAAGGGGAGTTAGGCTATGGAAGAGAACGTCTTGGAGGTTGCTATCAAAAAGTTCTTAGAAGAAATGGGCGAAGACCCCAGCAGGCCGGGCTTGAGCGAAACCCCCGAGAGGTACGTGAGGGCTCTTAGAGAGCTCTTCAAAGGCTTGGAGACCCCCAAGCCTGAGCTGAAGACCTTCAAGACCGAGTACCTCCTCGGGGAGAACGACCTAATAGTAGTCAAGAACGTGTCTTTCAGCTCCTTGTGCGAACATCACTTGCTGCCCATACTGGGCAGAGCTTCCATCGTGTACCACCCCAAGAGGGACGAGGTGATCGGTTTGAGCAAGATACCGAGGATAGTGAAGTGGTTAGCCAAGAGGCCTATGTTGCAAGAGAGGTTCACGGCCATGATTGCCGACGAGATAATGAAGGCCGGCGCGAGGGGCGTTTACGTCCTAGTTAGGGCGAAGCACTCTTGCGTAGCGGTTAGGGGGGTGGAGGACCCGGACGTGGAAATGATTACGGAGGCGGTGAGGGGCACTTTGGAGGCGAACCCGAGCTTGTTAGAAAGGGCAAGAAAACTTGTGTTAGACTAAGGCTAGGTAGGGCCTCTCGTCAGTACTGACTGTCGTTTGCGCAGCCATAGCCTTCCTCACGTGTTTTGGCAGCGAGAACATCCCGACGTGCGTAATCCCGTCGTAGTACTTGAGCTCCCCTTCAAGCCTCTCCCGTATGAGGCGGTCGACTGCGTCGGGGCTCAAAGAGCTCGGGTCGGGGCCCGTGGAGCCCCAGACGAAGCCCCAAGTCGCGTCGAACGCTTGTACGAAGGAGTGGTAGCCTCCCGCCTTCTCGAACACTTCCTTGACGGTTCTATATACTACCGTGAACACGTCCAATGTGTAGGAAGTCGAGGTAGCTTGAGTGACCATTATTCCTTCATCCCTCAAGACCTTCTTCACCAATTCGTAGAACTCCTTGGTGTAGAGCTTAGCTGCAGGCGCGCCCTCAGTGGGGTCCACGAGGTCTATTATTACGACGTCGTAAGAGTTCTCCGGGGCTTCCTCCAAGAACTTGCGGCCGTCCTCTATAACGAGCTCTGCCCGAGGGTCGTCGAAGGACCCTCGGTGCCACTCCGGCAAGTACTTTTTACTGACTTTAATTACTTCCTCGTC containing:
- the folE gene encoding GTP cyclohydrolase I — protein: MEENVLEVAIKKFLEEMGEDPSRPGLSETPERYVRALRELFKGLETPKPELKTFKTEYLLGENDLIVVKNVSFSSLCEHHLLPILGRASIVYHPKRDEVIGLSKIPRIVKWLAKRPMLQERFTAMIADEIMKAGARGVYVLVRAKHSCVAVRGVEDPDVEMITEAVRGTLEANPSLLERARKLVLD
- the speE gene encoding polyamine aminopropyltransferase, with translation MKTFNWFLEVQTPCSMHAHGLLETLYVGKSKYQEIVVARLCNVGKALILDGKIQSSEYDEWIYHESLVHPVMLAHPNPTEVLILGGGEGATLREVLKHKSVKKVTMVDLDEEVIKVSKKYLPEWHRGSFDDPRAELVIEDGRKFLEEAPENSYDVVIIDLVDPTEGAPAAKLYTKEFYELVKKVLRDEGIMVTQATSTSYTLDVFTVVYRTVKEVFEKAGGYHSFVQAFDATWGFVWGSTGPDPSSLSPDAVDRLIRERLEGELKYYDGITHVGMFSLPKHVRKAMAAQTTVSTDERPYLALV